The DNA segment GACAGAATCTCTTCCGCCTGCGCCGTCAAGGCCGACGAGTTGAAATCGAAATGGACGACATTGCCCGCGGCGCCACCCATGCCACCCATGCCACCGCCACGGCTCGGATCATCCAGATTGGAGCCATAACCACCCGCACGCCCCACCGAGGTCCCATCTCCCCCCATTCCCGCTGCCTGTGCCGACCCCGCGGCACCTTCCGGCCCTTCGTTTGGAACCGCGCCGCAACCCGACAGGACTCCAAGGAACAGTACCGTAATAATTAGAGTAGCCAAGCGTTTCATGCAATCACCTCAAGAAGAATTGTTGTTGCCACCATGTTGCGCCTCTGGAATGCAAGGGTTCCCCGGAACCGCTTGTCAACGTACCAAAGGTGACCAGGAAGGATCGGAGCCATTGATGCCACCATCCAGATTTACCAACCTTTCATTATGCCCTGTCAAATCGATCGTGTAAAGCCGTGTCTGACTGCCGGACTGCCTGGAAAACAAAATCACCCGGCCATTGGGTGACCATGTGGGGGATTCATCCATCCAGGAGTCGGTCAGGGAACGGCCATTGGTCCCCTTGGGATCGATGACCGAAATGCGAAAACGACCACCGCCACCACTGACATAAGCGATCAAATCGCCACGG comes from the Magnetococcales bacterium genome and includes:
- the pal gene encoding peptidoglycan-associated lipoprotein Pal; this encodes MKRLATLIITVLFLGVLSGCGAVPNEGPEGAAGSAQAAGMGGDGTSVGRAGGYGSNLDDPSRGGGMGGMGGAAGNVVHFDFNSSALTAQAEEILSHNARMLSKSSGQVAVEGHCDERGTREYNLALGQQRADAAARYLISQGIEASRIKTISYGKERPVVKGHDETSWAENRRAEVVSK